The following proteins are co-located in the Betta splendens chromosome 9, fBetSpl5.4, whole genome shotgun sequence genome:
- the pheta1 gene encoding protein Largen isoform X1, with the protein MFSFSCLPVLDGQYFPCFTFYSSCAGDVFVRHRLVVLLVPISAVASRRQVVHDIDTLTCDLQLEEDGLTDTSKTDTLNSSSSSTTTTTTASSLERMKLFPDDCVFKAPVNPPGLLAVLKKPNPPLPPPRLTPLRAEEHNVKSLPHPTLVLSGNLSKANGALLRNGGIFPLKANRDFFSSAPCFVASDGGGGGGGPESGLVPTLPRPMPLLRHQQSKCPKASGREPRERERVRFSEKVQYHGYCPDCDLQYDVDDAELHLQAELSDLRLSPVHCCSPPPLPSPRGVAHDPVLENGGLPVSHSFPPAVSNPPPCVPPHLPPPKPQKTILRKSTTTTV; encoded by the coding sequence ATGTTTTCGTTTTCATGTCTTCCGGTTTTGGATGGTCAATATTTTCcctgtttcacattttactcTTCCTGTGCAGGTGATGTTTTCGTCCGTCACCGCCTCGTTGTTTTACTCGTCCCGATCTCAGCTGTCGCTTCTCGTCGCCAGGTTGTTCACGACATCGACACGCTGACGTGcgacctgcagctggaggaggacgggcTGACGGACACCTCCAAGACGGACACGCtcaactccagctccagctccaccaccaccaccaccacggcgTCCAGCCTGGAGAGGATGAAGCTCTTCCCCGACGACTGCGTCTTCAAAGCGCCCGTCAACCCGCCCGGGCTGCTGGCTGTACTGAAGAAGCCCAACCCCCCGCTGCCGCCACCCAGGCTCACGCCACTGAGAGCGGAGGAACACAACGTCAAGAGTCTGCCCCATCCGACATTAGTGCTGTCAGGAAACCTGTCCAAGGCCAACGGGGCTCTGCTGCGCAACGGTGGGATCTTCCCGCTCAAAGCAAACAGGGACTTCTTCTCCTCGGCGCCGTGCTTCGTTGcgagcgacggcggcggcggcggcggcggccccgAGTCGGGGCTCGTTCCCACGCTGCCCCGGCCCATGCCTCTGCTCCGCCACCAACAGAGCAAATGTCCCAAGGCCTCGGGCAGAGAGCCCCGCGAGCGGGAGCGCGTGCGCTTCAGCGAGAAGGTCCAGTACCACGGCTACTGCCCCGACTGCGACCTGCAGTACGACGTGGACGACGCAGAGCTGCACCTGCAGGCCGAGCTCAGCGACCTGAGACTCAGCCCCGTGCACTGctgctcgccgccgccgctcccctcCCCTCGGGGTGTCGCCCACGACCCGGTGTTGGAGAACGGCGGCCTCCCGGTCAGCCACAGTTTCCCTCCGGCGGTCAGCAATCCGCCACCGTGTGTgcctccccacctccccccccccaaGCCCCAGAAAACAATCCTACGCAAGTCAACGACCACCACGGTTTGA
- the pheta1 gene encoding sesquipedalian-1 isoform X4, giving the protein MRLNDRSVAHYATCDSPPDKTGFLFKKGERNTAYHRRWFVLKGNMLFYFEERDSKEPIGVIVLEGCTVELCESAEEFAFAIKFDCAKARVYKMAAESQAAMESWVKALSRASFDYMRLVVKELERQLEEIREQGKPWSNRQNQVARPKSGACSSSSSSSSSSSSSSSAFHMSTSSAPRAQDEVQIPSGCSRENGVARSKPPLNGASSACVAWNDGAEPENSIVSDYGADRVRAPPVPPRRREASLESPFSPGTGCFSKLHDWYGKEVKELRVQWLQSQ; this is encoded by the coding sequence ATGAGGCTGAATGATCGCAGCGTGGCGCATTATGCCACTTGTGACTCACCCCCGGACAAGACGGGCTTTTTGTTCAAAAAAGGTGAGCGCAACACGGCCTATCACCGGCGGTGGTTTGTCCTGAAAGGCAACATGCTCTTCTACTTCGAGGAGCGGGACAGCAAGGAGCCCATCGGTGTCATTGTCCTGGAAGGATGCACTGTGGAGCTGTGCGAGTCGGCGGAGGAGTTCGCGTTTGCCATAAAGTTTGACTGTGCCAAAGCGCGAGTGTACAAGATGGCTGCTGAGAGCCAAGCCGCCATGGAGTCGTGGGTGAAAGCACTTTCGAGGGCCAGCTTCGACTACATGAGGCTGGTGGTGAAGGAGCTGGaaaggcagctggaggagattCGGGAGCAAGGCAAGCCTTGGTCAAACAGGCAAAACCAGGTGGCACGACCCAAGTCTGGAGCATGCTCTTCTTCATCGTCTtcgtcctcgtcttcctcgtcctcatcaAGTGCTTTTCACATGagcacctcctctgctcccaggGCCCAGGATGAGGTGCAGATCCCATCTGGATGTTCTAGGGAGAATGGCGTTGCACGGAGTAAACCACCCCTCAACGGAGCGTCCTCTGCCTGTGTGGCCTGGAATGATGGCGCAGAGCCTGAAAACAGCATTGTGAGTGATTATGGGGCGGATCGGGTGAGGGCTCCTCCGGTCCCCCCGAGGAGAAGAGAGGCATCTCTGGAAAGCCCCTTCTCCCCCGGCACCGGCTGCTTCTCTAAACTCCATGACTGGTACGGTAAAGAGGTGAAAGAACTTCGAGTGCAGTGGCTGCAGAGCCAGTAA
- the pheta1 gene encoding protein Largen isoform X2 yields the protein MSASPNAEAEGVVSKVKVKKEIKTIVENLETILGDLKDVAKELKEVVHDIDTLTCDLQLEEDGLTDTSKTDTLNSSSSSTTTTTTASSLERMKLFPDDCVFKAPVNPPGLLAVLKKPNPPLPPPRLTPLRAEEHNVKSLPHPTLVLSGNLSKANGALLRNGGIFPLKANRDFFSSAPCFVASDGGGGGGGPESGLVPTLPRPMPLLRHQQSKCPKASGREPRERERVRFSEKVQYHGYCPDCDLQYDVDDAELHLQAELSDLRLSPVHCCSPPPLPSPRGVAHDPVLENGGLPVSHSFPPAVSNPPPCVPPHLPPPKPQKTILRKSTTTTV from the exons ATGTCAGCATCACCAAATGCGGAGGCTGAAGGAGTAGTCtccaaagtgaaagtgaaaaaggAGATCAAGACAATCGTGGAGAATCTGGAAACCATCCTGGGAGACCTCAAGGATGTCGccaaggagctgaaggag GTTGTTCACGACATCGACACGCTGACGTGcgacctgcagctggaggaggacgggcTGACGGACACCTCCAAGACGGACACGCtcaactccagctccagctccaccaccaccaccaccacggcgTCCAGCCTGGAGAGGATGAAGCTCTTCCCCGACGACTGCGTCTTCAAAGCGCCCGTCAACCCGCCCGGGCTGCTGGCTGTACTGAAGAAGCCCAACCCCCCGCTGCCGCCACCCAGGCTCACGCCACTGAGAGCGGAGGAACACAACGTCAAGAGTCTGCCCCATCCGACATTAGTGCTGTCAGGAAACCTGTCCAAGGCCAACGGGGCTCTGCTGCGCAACGGTGGGATCTTCCCGCTCAAAGCAAACAGGGACTTCTTCTCCTCGGCGCCGTGCTTCGTTGcgagcgacggcggcggcggcggcggcggccccgAGTCGGGGCTCGTTCCCACGCTGCCCCGGCCCATGCCTCTGCTCCGCCACCAACAGAGCAAATGTCCCAAGGCCTCGGGCAGAGAGCCCCGCGAGCGGGAGCGCGTGCGCTTCAGCGAGAAGGTCCAGTACCACGGCTACTGCCCCGACTGCGACCTGCAGTACGACGTGGACGACGCAGAGCTGCACCTGCAGGCCGAGCTCAGCGACCTGAGACTCAGCCCCGTGCACTGctgctcgccgccgccgctcccctcCCCTCGGGGTGTCGCCCACGACCCGGTGTTGGAGAACGGCGGCCTCCCGGTCAGCCACAGTTTCCCTCCGGCGGTCAGCAATCCGCCACCGTGTGTgcctccccacctccccccccccaaGCCCCAGAAAACAATCCTACGCAAGTCAACGACCACCACGGTTTGA
- the pheta1 gene encoding protein Largen isoform X3, translating to MTARLLHPDSQASMRVVHDIDTLTCDLQLEEDGLTDTSKTDTLNSSSSSTTTTTTASSLERMKLFPDDCVFKAPVNPPGLLAVLKKPNPPLPPPRLTPLRAEEHNVKSLPHPTLVLSGNLSKANGALLRNGGIFPLKANRDFFSSAPCFVASDGGGGGGGPESGLVPTLPRPMPLLRHQQSKCPKASGREPRERERVRFSEKVQYHGYCPDCDLQYDVDDAELHLQAELSDLRLSPVHCCSPPPLPSPRGVAHDPVLENGGLPVSHSFPPAVSNPPPCVPPHLPPPKPQKTILRKSTTTTV from the exons ATGACTGCACGCCTTCTGCACCCTGACTCACAGGCTTCGATGAGG GTTGTTCACGACATCGACACGCTGACGTGcgacctgcagctggaggaggacgggcTGACGGACACCTCCAAGACGGACACGCtcaactccagctccagctccaccaccaccaccaccacggcgTCCAGCCTGGAGAGGATGAAGCTCTTCCCCGACGACTGCGTCTTCAAAGCGCCCGTCAACCCGCCCGGGCTGCTGGCTGTACTGAAGAAGCCCAACCCCCCGCTGCCGCCACCCAGGCTCACGCCACTGAGAGCGGAGGAACACAACGTCAAGAGTCTGCCCCATCCGACATTAGTGCTGTCAGGAAACCTGTCCAAGGCCAACGGGGCTCTGCTGCGCAACGGTGGGATCTTCCCGCTCAAAGCAAACAGGGACTTCTTCTCCTCGGCGCCGTGCTTCGTTGcgagcgacggcggcggcggcggcggcggccccgAGTCGGGGCTCGTTCCCACGCTGCCCCGGCCCATGCCTCTGCTCCGCCACCAACAGAGCAAATGTCCCAAGGCCTCGGGCAGAGAGCCCCGCGAGCGGGAGCGCGTGCGCTTCAGCGAGAAGGTCCAGTACCACGGCTACTGCCCCGACTGCGACCTGCAGTACGACGTGGACGACGCAGAGCTGCACCTGCAGGCCGAGCTCAGCGACCTGAGACTCAGCCCCGTGCACTGctgctcgccgccgccgctcccctcCCCTCGGGGTGTCGCCCACGACCCGGTGTTGGAGAACGGCGGCCTCCCGGTCAGCCACAGTTTCCCTCCGGCGGTCAGCAATCCGCCACCGTGTGTgcctccccacctccccccccccaaGCCCCAGAAAACAATCCTACGCAAGTCAACGACCACCACGGTTTGA